In Chrysemys picta bellii isolate R12L10 chromosome 4, ASM1138683v2, whole genome shotgun sequence, the sequence TGTTGGCATGTGGCCGAGATGAAACCTGTACTCCTAAATCTAATTGCCATTTTGGGCATCTCAATTCAGAACTAGGCCCCATTGCTATTCCTGAAATCCCCACTCAGCTGAGGCCAAACCCTATAGGTgtctaaactcacttggcacctacatttttgcagtaaaagctcCTTTGTGCCTGTTTTAGCCTCTGAGTATGCACACGGCTACCTCTTCCTGAGCATGGAGATGCCTGGCCCTTCCACCTCACAGAAGAAGAGATTTGACCACCTCTCCTGTGGGCACTCTAGCCGCTGAagtatgggatattctggtgtggttctccctcagtctctcctgttggagctgttctacTTTGGACTCTGATTTATTATCCCCAACCTCCAGGAGACATAAAAGACATTTTAACTATCTCTTCTGAGGTTCATGCTGCTTCAGGGATTTTGTCCCAAGTTGCCACCGATCCAAATAAGAATCACTTGTGTCAGCCACACACCATTCTACTGGGATCGGTGATAACACACCTCTTTCTCCACAGGTCGGCTTAATCCACTCAGCTCTGACAGAGTAGGAATAAATATTCTCTCGATCTTTTAGACGTTAAATTAGATTCCCTGTCATCAGCTTTTCAGATATTTtgcttgatatttatttttggctTTTCTGCTTCAGAATAAAACACAGTGGGAAAAGGTACCTGATGCTACAGGATTGCTTATGTTGATGGTATCTATTTGCAGAAAAACCAAATAGTGTAAGATAAATAGCAGACAGAGAAAACCATAAAATATAATCTCTTGTTTTCTTATGTCTTATTTTGCCAGCTCATTTATTTAGTCTCAAATGTGTTCTTTTGCATGATGAATTGTGGTGCTAGCTCAAAAATTCTAGAGCAGATCTGGTGCTGGAGTGACCATTTGAAGAACTGAAGTTCTCTATTTACACACAGAATGGGTACAGCATAAATTAAAGTCAACTCAAGATTCCAGTCTACAATAGTACATCTCCTCCTGACAGTCTGCAGGGCAAGGCTGATGCACACCAGCAGGTAAGAGGACCAGACAGAGTCCTCAGAAAACTTTCTGTCACACACCTGGTTGTGTGCCTGTTCTGGGGAGGAACATAATATTTCTGTCTCCGCTTAGTATCACTTGTAACTCAGTACTTTCGGTTCTGTCATTGACACTGGGGATCAAGCCCAGGACCTCGGGATCTAAAAAAATGAACTACCTGGTTTAAAATGTCTGTTTGTGTTAGCTCTGTGTGGTCCAGCCTCTGGAGGGGGACAGAGAACTATGAACTATGAAGTGTGAGCTTAGGGTTACACGATCAAGCACCTTTATCAGCtctatatttaataataaaaaaaagaatccaGCATTTACTACTGGGGGAGCTGGTCGTGTTCCCTGTATTAGGTTACCGAGCACTTTCCATTCTCACAGCTCCTTGCAGTCTTGTTTTCGAGAAGCTAAAacacctccattgtttgcagcaagTTTTTGAAATTCAGTTGGGAGAAAGCCCTCAGACTTGAGAAGAgcgtttttggttttgttgttttttgttttttccccattaaattcTATTCAGGTTTAGCTGAGTTATAGCTTTTGACAACCACTGTCACCCCTTTCTTGCTTCAGTTGTGAGCAAAATTTGAGCTTCCTGCCAGTATAATACCTGTATTCTAAACAGATGGGCCCGTGTTACCACCAAAAAAAGCAGCAGATGTTGACAATGTTGCACCTGGAATAGTGACTGCTTCTGGACCTGCTCAACCAGAGTTGATTGGGGCAGGAGAGCGCCACCTCTGCATTACATACGTGGCCCAGTGGTTCATTCCCGTCTCTGGGGATTTTATGTGGGCAGGCTCTCCCCTAGCTTCCCCAGAGGAAGGGAGAGGCAGAATACTGGGCCAGGCACCCCACAGATCCTACCCATCTCCCCGGTCAGCTATAGGAAAACAGCCTGCTCTTGCAAAGACCTGTAGTGCAAGTGGTAGAAGTCTGTAATGCACTGCAGGTGGTTACAGGTGCAAACCAAGAGGATGCAGAATGGAGGTGTCGTGACAGAATTgagttttgcctttttaaaaacccaggaaattacatatGCAAAACTATATTAACAGAACATCATTTAGGTTGTCTACTCAGTCACACAAGAGTTAGTCTGTTCTATAAACTGAACAAGGCAGGGATCCAGTGGTTCTAAGGAAAAACAGCctgtgataatgtaattaaagactatcataatgcaaacACCCacgagggcagaattaaggttgcatgggcaaccacaaatctggcatttcctaattttcaatTGTGGAACTTTCCAACCTTAATAAAGTCTTTTGAGCAggttttttgtatgttttatttcggggggtgggggagaggggttgattCATAGTATAAATATTAAGAACAGTTACATTAGGTATGATACAGACATTTGCAAGGGAtgtaaaccttcatgcttcagagcaCGAGGCAACCGCTAATTGCCTGGATGTGGGGTGAAAATACCCCTATAGGCATGTTATTGAATAACTTCCTACTGTGAGGGCTTTGCCCCTTTATCTGAAGCACACAACAAAGACTGCTAATGCATAGACAATACTCAATTAGATGCATCATTTGTCTGATCTGGTATGGAAATGCCTATGTTCCCtatatttactaaaaataatttcatttctttttactcGTCTAGCTCAGGTGTAAAGACAGAGGGAATATGCAGAATCCAGAGACCTGTGTTTTTCCAGTAACTAGGAAACTCACAAATTATCTCCAACTCATTTTCTTTCTATCCTAAAGTCTACAATCGGACATGAGATGCTTTGGTCCCATCCGCACACATCTCACGTTGTGTTACCATGTCACtgactagattctgatctcagtcacacaAGTGTGAATGTAtagttcagctgaagtcaattggTTAATGAGGAGTCAAACCAGTCCATATCTTCCTCCACCAAATACAAACCACAATGGAATTTACTGCATGTACACCTACACCATGACTGGTAAGAAATCTCATTATTATTATCTTTTGAGCATCTTTGTGCATGTAGCAGTGAAATTCCATAGaaacataacagccatactgggtcagacgaaaggtccatctagcccagtatcctgtcttccgacagtggccaatgccaggtgcctcagagggaatgaacagaacagggaatcatcaagtgatccatcccatcacccattcccagcttctggcaaacagaggctagagacaccatcctgcccatcctggctaatagctgttgatggacctatcctttatgaatttatctagttcttttttaaatcctgctatagtcttggccttcacaccatcctctggcaaggagttccacaggttaacttagTATTTATCTCTAGGAGATGCATTTTCTCATTTCGAGGCTCTGTGAATCTGAGTCaaaagtaatcatagaatcagtTACAGTCCACACCACCTACAAGTGTTATTACCTCTAGGAGGATTTGtaacagggaggaaaaataatgcaCGTGGTTACAAAGAATGTCTGTAAAACATACACTGACTCCAATAGGACAGTGACACTTTAGTGATaccaaactttttcactggggctGCCTCATATTAGgccctaaatctatatttaggcacctatataaacgGGGCACTGAGCATCACTTGTGCCCTTTGAGGTCATTTTGATTAGGAAGAGAAAATCAATGACCAGGAATAAACATTGATTACTTGCATACATTGATAGATTATTTGCCTCCCTTCTAAACTAAACACTCCCAATCTATATATCTCTTATTTTATAGAAGATTTGACCCACTGGATGGTTTCATACACATTAaaacagagtagggtgaccagaggggaagtgtgaaaaattgggatgggggtggggggtaataagtgcctatataagaaaaagcccccaaaattgagactgtccctataaaattgggacatctggtcaccctaacacagagTCCACAATATTTCTGTAGCTGGAACATGTCCTATCTGTAATGGAAAGCATGTGGGGAATACAAAGAGAACATTCCCTAGGAGTGTCCTTCGATGTATTTCAGCTTTCTTACGTTTATACACCGTTTCCCAGAAACAATCACAGGGATTATGAGGGATCTGTACTCAGTACTTTATTGGCCAGTGAttaattttaatctttatttttttttcaccagcagAGGAGAGCGTTTCTGGAATAAATGACAGCGAGAAACCACACCAGGGTGACCGAGTTCATTTTCGTAGGATTCACAGATCATCCAGATCTACAGATCCCCCTCTTTATGTTGTTCCTAGTGATGTATGTGGTCAGCCTGatggggaatcttgggatgatagGGTTAATCATGGTTGAAACCCGACTtcatacccccatgtactttttcctaagCCAGATGTCCATTGTAGATATTGGATATTCCACTGCCATAGCTCCCAGGATGCTAATGACCTTTGTAGCAGAGACTAGAAGCATTCCTTTGATTGAGTGTGCGGCACAACTATTCTTCGTCTGTTTCTTTGTGACCAATGAATGTTGCCTCCTGGCTGTGATTGCGTATGACCGCTTCAAAGCTATCTGTAATCCACTGCTATACAGAGCCATTATGTCCAAGAGACACTGTGTCCTGTTAGTGGCTGGTACATATGTATGTGGCTCTGTGAATTCAATTGTGCAAACTCTATTTATATTCAGTCTGTCCTTCTGCAGCTCCAATGTtgtcaaccatttcttctgtgatgtgcccCCCATGCTGAAGCTGTCCTGCTCTGACACCCATGTCACTGACCTTGTACTTTTCACTTTCTCTACTGTAATTGTCACGACTACTTTCCTGGGTGTCCTAATCTCCTACATGTGCATCCTTCTGGCCATTCTCAGGATCCGTTCTGCCAAGGGGAGACGCAAAACCTTTTCCACCTGTGCCTCCCACCTGACAGTCGTCACTATGTTTTATGGGACGctgatatgtatatatttaagacCCAGTTCTAGCTACTTGATGGACCAAGACAAGGTTACCTCTGTGTTTTATGCCCTtgtgatccccatgttgaaccccctgatctacagcctgcgAAACAAGGAGGTAAATGATGCCTTTAAAAGGGTGATATACAAGAAGATTTTTTATTGGTCATTATAATCATTATATTTTAACCAATAAACAGTAGATGGAATAAGAGTGAGTTCTCTGTATCATTATCCTTATTTCTATGACTCAGCCACTCCATGTGATGTACAGAAAATCATATAATGGAACCCAGTCAAATACAATATTAGAAATTGCTGTTTTTAAGATCCATGAATGAGGGTCTGTGACACTATGCAGAAT encodes:
- the LOC135982861 gene encoding olfactory receptor 5AR1-like, whose protein sequence is MTARNHTRVTEFIFVGFTDHPDLQIPLFMLFLVMYVVSLMGNLGMIGLIMVETRLHTPMYFFLSQMSIVDIGYSTAIAPRMLMTFVAETRSIPLIECAAQLFFVCFFVTNECCLLAVIAYDRFKAICNPLLYRAIMSKRHCVLLVAGTYVCGSVNSIVQTLFIFSLSFCSSNVVNHFFCDVPPMLKLSCSDTHVTDLVLFTFSTVIVTTTFLGVLISYMCILLAILRIRSAKGRRKTFSTCASHLTVVTMFYGTLICIYLRPSSSYLMDQDKVTSVFYALVIPMLNPLIYSLRNKEVNDAFKRVIYKKIFYWSL